The sequence GTCTTCATGACGTTCTCGAGTGCGCTGAAGCGCAGCGCGATCAAGCTCTCGAAGATCTGCAACGACCTACGCCTGCTGTCCTCGGGTCCCCAGGCGGGCTTCGGCGAGATCAATCTGCCGCCCCGCCAGGCGGGTTCGAGCATCATGCCGGGCAAGGTCAACCCGGTCATCCCCGAGGCGGTCAGCCAGGTCGCCTACGCGGTCGCTGGGGCGGATGTCACGGTCATGATGGCGGCGGAGAACGGGCAGCTGCAGCTCAATGCCTTCGAGCCGGTCATCGCGCACTCGCTGCTGCAGTCGATCACGTGGATGCGCCAGGCGTGCTGGACCCTCCGGGTGAACTGCGTCGACGGCATCACCGCGAACGTCGAGCGCCTCGACGCGATGGTCGCGTCGAGCGTCGGCGTGATCACGGCGCTCATCCCGTTCATCGGCTACGCCGAGGCGTCGAAGCTCGCGAAGGCCGCACTGCTCACCGGCCGGCCCGTCGCGGACCTGGTCGTCGAGGCGGGGCTGATGACCCGGGCCGACGTCGAACGTCAGCTGCTGCCGGCGCGGCTGTCCGGGGTGGCGCCCATCACGCAGGCGGTGCCGGTGATCGAGCGTCAGGGCGAGCCGAGCGAATAGCGAGCGCAGGAGCCGCGTGACGCGGATGCTTCGTCACGAGGCATCCGGCCGAGGCATCCGGCCGAGGCATCCGCCCGAGGCATCCGCCCGAGTGACCGGTTCCCGCTAGACCACCCGGCAGTGGGTGGTGAGCGAGCCGATGCCCTCGATCGTGACCGTCACGGTCGCGCCGTCGTGCAGGAAGACCTGGGGCGATCGCGAGTACCCGGCGCCGCCGGGGCTCCCGGTCGAGATGAGCGTGCCGGGAGGGATGGTCGCCGAGCGCGAGAGGTAGGCGATGATCTCGGCGACGCCGCGCACCATCTCGTTCGTCGACGCGTCCTGGAGGATCCGCCCGTCGAGGTTGGTGGTGAGCCAGAGGTCTTGCGGGTCGGCGATCTCGTCGGCCGTGACGACGACGGGACCGGTCGGCGTGAAGCCGTCGAACGACTTGCAGCGCGACCACTGCGCCTCGCTGAACTGGATGTTCCGTGCCGTGATGTCGTTGACCACGGTGTAGCCCCAGACGTAGTCGAGCGCGTCGGCCACGGCGACGTCCCGTGCCGGCCGACCGATGATGACGCCGAGCTCGGCCTCGTAGTCGACCTCCTCGGAGAGGTCCTCCGGCCAGGCCGTGGTCTGCCCGTGGCCGGTGAGCGAGTTCGGCCAGAGCGAGAAGATCGTCATGGCCGACTCGGAGCGCAGCTTCAGCTCGCTCGAGTGGGCGGCGTAGTTCGCGCCGATGGCGAGCACCTGCGGCGGGCGCAGCACCGCTGAGGCGTGCCGCAGCTCGGTGAGTGGGACGAGCCCGTCGCGCTCGACGGTGCGCTCGACGGCGGCGCGTACGGCGTCGAGGGCCTCGGGGCCGCGTTCGATGAGGGCTTGGAGGTCGCGTGGCGCGTCGGCCATGGCCTCGTCGAGGAATGCGGCGGACTCGCCGATCACCACCGCGAGCCGGGGGACGGACTGGCCTTCGGCTCTCAGATGGGCGAATCTCACTCGTCCAGGCTAACCGGAGGCCGTCGTTCATGACGCCGACGCGGCGTACAGCGCGGGCATCGCGCCGCGACGCCGTGGCGAACCGGTCGCGCCGCCGTGTCCGCGGTCATCGTTCGGCCGCCGCGCGCCAGAGGTGCATCGAGGCGTAGCTGCGCCAGGGAGCCCAGCCGCGGCCTGCTTCGGCGAGGGCGGATGCCTCGCGCGGAAGTCCGAGTCGTTCGGCGCCGTTGCGCAGCGCGAGGTCGCTGACGAGCAGCACGTCGGGCGCCCGGGTCACCCGCATCGCGAGGTACCCGGCCGTCCACGGGCCGATGCCCGGGATCGCGAGGAGATCGGCGTGCAACTCGTCGCGGCTGCGTTCGGCGGCGACGACGAGCTCACCGGACGCGAGCCGGCCGGCGACGTCCACGATCGTGCGGATACGCGCGACGGGGCCGCGGAGCACGCGCTCGCCGTGGGCGGCGATCGCGTCGGCGGTGGGGAAGAGCAGCCGACCGGAGGTCCCGGCCGTCGGCTCGCCGAGCTCGGCGGTGAGCCGGGAGAGTGCCGTCCTGGCCGCGGCCACCGAGATCTGTTGGCCGACGAGCGCGCGGACGACGAGCTCGTGGGCATCGAGCGCTCCCGGAAGCCGGACTCCGGGGGTCGCCGCGACCGATGGCGCGAGCCGTGGGTCGGCACTGAGCGCCGCGTCGATCGCGACGGCGTCCGCATCGAGGTCGAAGAGCCGGCGCACCCGGGCGACGAGCGGGGGCAGGTCCGCGAGACTCGTGAGCTGCGCCTCGACCTCGACGCCGTCTCCGTCGTCGGCGATGGCGACGAGCGCCGGGCCGGTCGGCAGGCGCAGCGTGCGTTCGTAGCGCCGGGCGCCGGCGACCTCGACACGATCGACCGCGCGGGCGGCGAGCCAGGCGAAGACGCCGGCGGCGTCGAACGGCGGCCGGGCCGGCAGGCGGAGTCGCACGGTGCCCGGTTCGTGCGCGGCGTCGCCGGCGGCGGCGTGCGGGTCGTGATCGGCGGGGCGGCGCCCTCGGGCGGTGGCGCGGAGCTCGAGCGGGCTGCGTTCGTAGACGGCACGGATCGTGTCGTTGAACTGCCGGATGCTGCCGAACCCGGACGCGTACGCGACCTCGGAGGCCGGGAGCTCGGTCGCGGTGAGCAGGTTGCGCGCCACCTGGGCGCGGTGTGCGCGGGCGAGCGCGAGCGGCCCGGCGCCGAGCTCGGCCGTGAGGACCCGGGTCAGGTGCCGCGGGGTGTAGCCCAGGCGTGCCGCGAGCCCCGGAACGCCTTCGCGTTCGACGACGCCGTCGCCGATGAGTCGCATCGCACG is a genomic window of Agromyces protaetiae containing:
- a CDS encoding fumarylacetoacetate hydrolase family protein; the protein is MRFAHLRAEGQSVPRLAVVIGESAAFLDEAMADAPRDLQALIERGPEALDAVRAAVERTVERDGLVPLTELRHASAVLRPPQVLAIGANYAAHSSELKLRSESAMTIFSLWPNSLTGHGQTTAWPEDLSEEVDYEAELGVIIGRPARDVAVADALDYVWGYTVVNDITARNIQFSEAQWSRCKSFDGFTPTGPVVVTADEIADPQDLWLTTNLDGRILQDASTNEMVRGVAEIIAYLSRSATIPPGTLISTGSPGGAGYSRSPQVFLHDGATVTVTIEGIGSLTTHCRVV
- a CDS encoding AlkA N-terminal domain-containing protein, producing MPARQLTADPLDDPVFAERYRAMQARDARFDGQFITGVHSTGIYCRPSCPAVAPKPRNVSFYLTAAAAHEAGLRACKRCLPDAVPGSPDWDLRDDLAARAMRLIGDGVVEREGVPGLAARLGYTPRHLTRVLTAELGAGPLALARAHRAQVARNLLTATELPASEVAYASGFGSIRQFNDTIRAVYERSPLELRATARGRRPADHDPHAAAGDAAHEPGTVRLRLPARPPFDAAGVFAWLAARAVDRVEVAGARRYERTLRLPTGPALVAIADDGDGVEVEAQLTSLADLPPLVARVRRLFDLDADAVAIDAALSADPRLAPSVAATPGVRLPGALDAHELVVRALVGQQISVAAARTALSRLTAELGEPTAGTSGRLLFPTADAIAAHGERVLRGPVARIRTIVDVAGRLASGELVVAAERSRDELHADLLAIPGIGPWTAGYLAMRVTRAPDVLLVSDLALRNGAERLGLPREASALAEAGRGWAPWRSYASMHLWRAAAER